The genomic region ACCGTTAGATGCGGTTGCGTGTGCGGTGGATATGCAAACCACCTACATGCGTTTGTTGCACCAGTGGGAAATGCGCCTGGAAACACCTCTGGAAAGTGGGTTGGGGGTTGGTATTGCCACCGGCACAATTGCGATTGAGGATACGGACTTTGATGCGGTGTTGGCGGGTACGCCCGTTGTGCTGGCAACGCGGTTGAGCGCACGCAGTAAAGAGCGTAATGCAGTGTATCTCGATGAAACAACGTTCAAAGCCATTTTGGGAAGCCCTTACTGGGCGGAGATGTTGGAGCATCCCATCTTGCTGAAAGGGTTTCATGAACCGGTGCGTGTCTATCGGCTGGCGCGTGTTGCGGGGCAGCCAACTGAAAGTGTTGTGTGAGCAAGACGGCGCAGTGTGCAGACGAGGCAGCCCTGACAGGGCTTTGGGGCACCTGTCAGGGCTGTTGGCGTTTAGCGCGGACGTTTGCTAATGGTCATCAACATGCCATGTGCGGGGCGCAGTGTCACCGAAGGCCAGAGCGCAATGGGATGCCCCGGCACCAAATTCAATTCGTAGTGTTGTGCCAGGCTCGCCAGAATCAGCATGATTTCTTGCATGGCGAAATGCTTGCCGATGCAGATGCGCGGTCCGCCGCCGAATGGGAAGTAGGCAAAGCGGTGCGCCGGCTGACGGGTTTCGTCGAGCCAGCGTTCGGGGTCGAAGCCTTCGGGGTTGTCCCAAAATGCTGGATGGCGGTGTGTGACGTATGCGCTGGTAATCACGAAGCCCCCGGCGGGAATGTGATACCCCATGATACAATCTTCTTCGCGCGCTTGCCGCCCCACGACCCAAGCCGGCGGATAGAGCCGCAAAGATTCTTTGATGACCGCCTCGGTGTAGCGCAACTTGGGGATATCTTCCCATGTCGGCAGACGCCCGCCAAGGACTTCGTCCAGTTCCGCGTAGAGCCGTCGGCGCACGTCTGGGTGTTGTGAAAGCAGCATCCATGTCCAGGTGAGGGCGGTGGCGGTGGTTTCGTGCCCCGCCAGGAAGATGGTCATCACCTCATCGCGGAGCATGGTATCGTCCATGAAGGTGCCGTCGTCCTCATACCGGGCGCGCATCAGCAAGCCGAGCAAATCTTCGCGGGGTTGGTTTGCGCGTCGGCGTTGTTCGATAATGCCATACACAATTTCATCCAGCGCGGCGACCGCGCGTTCAAAGCGGCGTCCGGCGGGGGTGGGAATCCAGCGTTCGGGGTAGATAGCCATGGGCATGCGGGTATGGGCGAACGCCAGGATTTCATCCAGCGCGGCGCGTATGGTGGCGGCGGCGTCGCCAACGTCCACGCCAAACATGGTGTCGGCGATGATGTCCAGGGTGAGCCGCATCATTTCCTGGGCAATGTCAAGCGGCTGGTTCTCTTCGAGGGTGTCCCACGTTGCCATGAAGGCGCGGATGTGTGTCCGCATGGTGTCGGCAAACTGTTGAACGTGGCGCGGGGTGAAGATGGGCTGAATGAGGTGGCGTTGACGCCGCCAATGTTCCCCTTCCGCCGTAATCAAGCCTTGCCCCAAAACGAGCGCAATGCGTTGGTAGGCTTCGCTTTTGACATAATTTTGATGATTGTCGCGCAAGATGTGTTGCACGCCGTCGGGATGGGCAACGAGTGTGATGGTGCGCCCTGGAAACTGTATGGCGACGATATCCCCATGTTGCGCAAATGTTTCCAGTAGAGCGCGTGTGCGGTGGCGGGCAAACTGGCGAAAGTCGCCTTTCCACCAGGAAAGTTTGACGACCGGCGGTTGGAGCCCTGTCGGTTTAGCGTGTCTCACTGACATGGATGAAGTACCCCCCTGTGTCAAATCCTACGGCATCACGCACCAGTACAAAATACGTCCCCGTTTTTGGGGCTGTGAATGACACTTGCGCATCCAATCCGAAAAGCCCCCCGCCGCTGTCATCATCGCTGGCGAGGAACTCCTCGTTTCCTAGCGTGATTTCGTCAATCAAAATGTTGGCGTCTATGGCGATGGATTCAACGCGCAGCGTGACCTCTTCGCCTTTTTTGAGCGGCAGGAGAAAGGTATCCATGTCGCTCGGGTAGTCAATGGCGCCGGTGTAGGTTGTTCCGGGCGTCAATTCTGTGTCATCGTCGGGGTCAGGAAAGCGGGCGATGGGCACACTGCTGGTCAGCTCCACATCGGCCGAGTATGAATTGTACTGATAGACTTCCACCCAATGGGGGATGGGGTCGAGTGGGGTGAAGGTGGCGTTTTCGTCGCCGGTGAGTGTGTTGTCGGTGTCGGTCACGATGTATGCCAGCGCGTCCACAATGCGCACGCCCAAATCGTTGGCCGATGTAGCGGTGACTTCAATCTGGTCGGTTGTTGTGGGCCACATGACCCAGACCGCCGTGCTCCAAATGGTTTGCAGTGTGGCGGTGTCCTGATAGGTGGCGTTTTC from Ardenticatena maritima harbors:
- a CDS encoding cytochrome P450, translating into MSVRHAKPTGLQPPVVKLSWWKGDFRQFARHRTRALLETFAQHGDIVAIQFPGRTITLVAHPDGVQHILRDNHQNYVKSEAYQRIALVLGQGLITAEGEHWRRQRHLIQPIFTPRHVQQFADTMRTHIRAFMATWDTLEENQPLDIAQEMMRLTLDIIADTMFGVDVGDAAATIRAALDEILAFAHTRMPMAIYPERWIPTPAGRRFERAVAALDEIVYGIIEQRRRANQPREDLLGLLMRARYEDDGTFMDDTMLRDEVMTIFLAGHETTATALTWTWMLLSQHPDVRRRLYAELDEVLGGRLPTWEDIPKLRYTEAVIKESLRLYPPAWVVGRQAREEDCIMGYHIPAGGFVITSAYVTHRHPAFWDNPEGFDPERWLDETRQPAHRFAYFPFGGGPRICIGKHFAMQEIMLILASLAQHYELNLVPGHPIALWPSVTLRPAHGMLMTISKRPR